In the Theobroma cacao cultivar B97-61/B2 chromosome 1, Criollo_cocoa_genome_V2, whole genome shotgun sequence genome, one interval contains:
- the LOC18610672 gene encoding RPM1-interacting protein 4: MASDDRERPLPRFGEWDVNDPATAEGFTVIFAKASNDKKAAKASGNTPSKKRYKDSDKQSDKRKWLCCISA, encoded by the coding sequence ATGGCATCAGATGATAGGGAGAGGCCTCTACCAAGATTCGGGGAATGGGATGTGAACGATCCTGCTACAGCTGAAGGATTTACGGTGATTTTCGCAAAGGCTAGTAATGACAAGAAGGCTGCCAAGGCGTCTGGGAATACCCCCTCCAAGAAGCGGTACAAGGATTCTGACAAGCAAAGTGATAAGAGGAAATGGCTTTGTTGCATTTCTGCATga
- the LOC18610673 gene encoding endochitinase B, whose translation MKLYALLTVSTLAIFLLGVSAQQCGSQAGGALCANGLCCSQFGWCGNTPEYCGTGCQSQCGGPTPSGGNDVSSIITRSLFDQMLKYRNDGRCPSNGFYTYDAFITAARSFGGFGTTGDLTTRKRELAAFFGQTSHETTGGWPTAPDGPYAWGYCFIREQSPPGPYCTPGAWPCAPGRQYFGRGPIQLTHNYNYGPAGNAIREDLINNPDLVATDAIISFKTAIWFWMTPQGNKPSSHRVIIGQWTPSAADTAANRLPGYGVITNIINGGLECGRGPDNRVASRIGFYRRYCDLLGVSYGNNLDCYNQRPFG comes from the exons ATGAAGTTGTATGCTCTTCTGACGGTGAGTACTCTAGCAATTTTCTTGCTAGGGGTTTCTGCACAACAGTGCGGAAGCCAAGCAGGAGGTGCTCTATGTGCGAATGGGCTGTGCTGCAGCCAGTTTGGGTGGTGTGGCAACACGCCTGAGTACTGTGGAACTGGCTGCCAGAGCCAGTGTGGTGGCCCAACCCCTAGTGGTGGCAATGATGTTAGCAGCATAATCACTCGATCTCTCTTTGATCAAATGCTTAAATATCGAAATGATGGAAGATGCCCCAGTAATGGGTTCTATACTTACGATGCTTTCATTACTGCTGCTCGATCTTTTGGTGGATTTGGCACAACCGGTGACCTTACTACCCGAAAGAGGGAACTCGCGGCTTTCTTCGGTCAAACCTCTCATGAAACAACAG GTGGATGGCCAACTGCACCAGATGGCCCGTATGCATGGGGATATTGCTTTATAAGGGAACAGTCCCCCCCTGGACCTTATTGTACTCCCGGCGCCTGGCCATGTGCCCCTGGTAGACAATATTTTGGCCGAGGACCCATCCAACTGACTCA CAACTACAACTATGGGCCAGCTGGAAACGCCATTAGAGAAGACCTCATAAACAATCCTGACCTTGTAGCCACGGATGCAATCATATCCTTCAAGACAGCCATATGGTTCTGGATGACCCCGCAGGGAAACAAGCCATCAAGCCATAGAGTAATAATCGGGCAATGGACACCGTCTGCTGCGGACACGGCAGCAAACCGGCTCCCTGGCTATGGTGTCATCACAAACATAATCAACGGTGGCCTGGAGTGCGGTCGTGGTCCTGATAATAGGGTGGCTAGTAGGATTGGTTTCTACAGGAGGTACTGTGACTTATTGGGTGTAAGCTACGGAAACAACTTGGATTGCTATAACCAAAGGCCTTTTGGCTAA
- the LOC18610674 gene encoding basic endochitinase has product MRFLTLLVACILASLSRALADITPLISRDLFNEMLKHRNDANCPGNGFYTYDGFIAAANSFGAFGTTGDVDTRKREIAAFLAQTSHETTGGWATAPDGPYAWGYCFVQEQGNPGDYCVASQEWPCVPGKKYFGRGPIQISYNYNYGPAGKAINVDLLNNPDAVARDPTISFKTALWFWMTPQSPKPSCHDVITGQWKPSAQDTAAGRVPGYGVITNIINGGIECGKGSNSQVEDRIGFYKRYCDILQVSYGDNLDCYNQRPFA; this is encoded by the exons atgaGGTTTTTGACTCTCCTGGTCGCGTGCATTTTGGCCTCTTTGTCGAGGGCCTTGGCTGATATCACTCCGCTTATCAGCCGAGACCTGTTCAATGAGATGTTGAAGCATCGTAACGATGCAAACTGCCCTGGCAATGGTTTCTATACTTACGATGGTTTCATTGCCGCTGCCAACTCCTTTGGCGCTTTCGGTACCACTGGCGATGTTGATACTCGTAAAAGAGAGATTGCTGCCTTCTTGGCTCAAACTTCCCATGAAACCACAG GTGGGTGGGCAACTGCACCGGATGGTCCATACGCTTGGGGATATTGCTTTGTCCAGGAACAAGGCAACCCTGGAGACTACTGCGTTGCAAGTCAAGAATGGCCTTGTGTCCCTGGTAAAAAATATTTCGGCCGCGGCCCAATCCAGATTTCATA CAACTACAACTACGGTCCAGCAGGAAAAGCGATAAACGTCGATCTGCTGAACAACCCCGACGCCGTGGCAAGGGACCCCACCATTTCTTTCAAGACAGCTCTTTGGTTCTGGATGACCCCACAGTCACCAAAACCTTCATGTCACGATGTCATCACCGGACAGTGGAAGCCGTCCGCCCAGGACACTGCCGCCGGTCGGGTCCCTGGATATGGGGTcatcacaaacatcatcaacgGTGGCATCGAATGTGGAAAAGGCTCCAACTCTCAGGTTGAGGATCGCATCGGGTTCTACAAGAGATACTGTGACATACTGCAAGTGAGCTACGGAGACAACCTTGACTGCTACAATCAAAGGCCGTTTGCTTAG